Genomic DNA from bacterium:
TTCCCCCGAATCTCAATACTTGGGCGCGAAGATCCAAACAGTCCCGGGGCTGGCGGCGAAGGCGAATCCGATCACCTACGTCACTGCCGGCGACCCGCCCTTCTTCATCCAGCACGGCAAGGCCGACTGCACCGTCCCATACCAACAAAGCCGGCTTTTATATGACGCCTTGCTGCCCGTCCTCGGAAGCGGCAGCGTCACTTTGATGCTTTTAGACGGCGCTGTCCACGAGGATCCCCAGTTCTTCGCGTCCTCGAACGTCGACCTTGCGCTGACTTTTCTGGATCAATGGCTACAGTAAGCCTAAGATCGACGTGGAGACGCTCGATTCCGCTCGCGAGTTGATAGGCGGCATCGACACCGTTACCGTTGGCGGCATTCGGCCTAAAAATACCCTTGCAAACAATGATGTCGCCCTGAGATAATTTTTCGGGAATTTGAGATATTTGTGGGTGCCGAGGGTGTTCCATTAACCTCATCCGAGTGAGTCAGTGGATCGATTCTAGGCTAAGGGTTATTCCAACCATATTCAATTTCTAGCCGCTTCTTCGCCTTTGGCGTCTCTCACGCTTTTTGAAGCTTTCAATATCATTTTCGGGGAGAGAACCAATGCGATACCTTACTAAAATTTCATTTGGCTTGATGGTCATTTCTTTCTTCGGCCCTGTCGGACTTTCGCGTTTAGCCCACGCAGCGGGCAGGGTAAATGCCCAGGTAACCACGGCTTCGATGTGCGATAAATTAAACGACATGACGGACGAGCAGCGCGAACAATTCGGTGTCGTGGATGCATCATGCGTGGCGAACAATCCGGAATTAACCGCGCACGCATTCGTGCTCGGTTGCCATAACTGCGCAGGGGCGACCTACAGCTCCAATGGCTCGCTTGTGAATACATCGGTGCTGCACAAGATACCTACAAGCTATCTATTGAAGATGCCTGAGAACTGGAATGGAAAGTTTGTCGTCGTAATACCGCCCGGCAGAGCGGACCAGCCAGCGGATCATGTCACTTTCTGGTCTCAACCTTTCATGAACGCGTTGCTTAACGAGGGGTACGCCGCCGCCGTCATGGACAATCCGACGCCCGGCTCCGCCATATTTCCCTACGAGGATTTCATTTCGTCCTACAGCACAAAAGACAACAGAAACGGATATCTGGCGACCGGCCATCAGCTAAAGGACCTTGTAACCGATATCTTTGGCGCGCCTGCTGGAACCTATGGGCTTGGTTACTCGAGAGGCGTGCTAAGAGGGGCGGGATTTCTGGTGGACGAAGCTGGAGCTCCGTTTGATGGTTACGTTCTCGTCTCCGGTGGAAATGGAGTCTTCAATACCATGCTGACCCATATCGAAGCGTTTAAGACAAACTTGGCGCCACTTACAAACCTTACACCTTTCGAAACCACTGCCGCGGTAAGAATCTTCTCTTTGGTGGCAGCGATAGCGCCTGCGGATCCGGAATATCGAGCGTACATATTAAGCGGCTCTACAGAAGAGGAGAGGCTTGAACGAGCCATGGCCTACGATGTCTCGGAACGTCCAAAAGATGTCCGTCGGGAATGGGGGAAAGCTGAATATGGCCCGGAGTTAAAGAAGCCGACGATAAACATACATGGCTTGAAGGACCTCGTGCTTTATCCGATTGAAGCTCTCAAATTTTCCGAACGTGTTATCGAAGCGGACAGGTCGGATGTTTACAGGCTGTACCTTGTCCGGGACATGCCCCACGCAGTCCCTCAGAGCGTTTTTTTGGATTCGATTCACAAGCTTGATGCCTGGGTCCAGAATAGCGCCGAGCCGGGGCCGCTGGATGCCAGCGAATTCGGTCTCCAGCAGAGTTGCACCGCTCTCAGCCTGGGAACGGACCCTCTTGACTGCTTCTGTGCTGTAATGGGCGGTGTTGATTTCGCAAGCAATCCTATACCTGAATGTGGATAATAATTAGCGGAATTCAAACCCCCGCCTTCACAAAAAAACACGCTATCAATGGGCCCGACCGCCTAATAATATCCCCTGATGATCCAAGGCGAAGCGGTGCAAGAAAATGAATCAGAAATCGCGGAACTATTGGAGATGATGGCGGAGTTTAACGTCTCAGAAGCCATCCCCTGGCAATCGATTTAGAATGGGCGGGGCGCGGCACGAAAACATCTCTGCGCTTCGGCTGTATCTTGGCAGCGGATTTCAAGAACCACCGCGCAAACTTCTAAGCAAGGTATTGGTGAAGTAGAAGGAATGGGCCACGCTAGGAAAGGAATTGGATATGGCTAAGCTCGTGTTCGGAATGAACCAGTCCCTGGACGGCTACGTCGACCACATGGCGTTTGGGCCAAGCCCCAGGCTCTTCCGCCACTTCATTGAGGAGGCGCAGAGGCAGGCGGGCAGCGTGTACGGCCGCCGAATGTACGAGATCATGCGATACTGGGACGAGGATCATCCGGAATGGGACGCCGAGCGACACGCCTTCGCGGCGGCCTGGCGGAAACAGCCGAAATGGGTCGTCTCGCGCTCGTTGAAGTCGGTCGGTCCCAACGCCAGGCTTGTTAAGGATGACCTTGAGGGCGCGATTCGCGAGTTGAAGGCCGAGCGCGAGGGGGAGATCGAAGTTGCCGGACCAGACTTGGCGCAAAGCCTTACCGAAATGGCTCTGATTGACGAGTACCGAATCTACCTGCACCCCGTCGTGCTTGGTCACGGCAAGCCATATTTCGCCGGACCCCGGCCGCGGCTCCGTCTAATGGCTCATGATCGAATCGACGAGGATGTGATCAAGTTGAGCTACGTTCCCGCTTAATCCCCACATTCGTACGATCACCATCTTTTGGAAGAATACAGGTATGAAGATAAGAGACGTTGTTGGGCCAGTGCATCGAATGCCGACGGATTTGCGCGAAGCCATTAACTCAACGTCAGCGGCTAAAGCCGCATGGGAAGACATTACCCCGCTTGCGCGCAACGAATGGATTTGTTGGGTGACATCGGCGAAGAAAGCTGAAACACGCAAGCAGCGTATCGAGAGAGCGGCTAATGAGCTTGCCAAAGGCAAACGCCGTCCCTGCTGTTGGCCTGGCTGCCCGCATCGAAGACCGAACGCGAAAAAATTGCGGCGACTCGGCTTGCGAGCCCGGGGAAGCCTGCGAGGATGACTGCGGGCCCCCGGCTTGTGGCGACGCCCTTTGTTCTCCCGCTGAAGATTGCCCGGAGGATTGCGGCTCTAGCTGCGGCGACCAAGCTTGCTCGGCCGAGGAGGCAGCTGGTCTATGCCTCGACGACTGCCTAGCCAACGCTTGCGGCGACAATCGCTGCGGTGCGGGCGAGACCTGCCAGGATGACGCCGTCGTCTGCGAGGCCGAATGCGAGGAGGACGTCGATTGCGACGATGGAAACGTTTGCACTGGGCTCGAGTCCTGTGACGGAGGGCTGTGTGCCGAAGGCATCGCCTTGTCCTGCGACGATCAAGATGTCTGCACCGGCGACAGCTGCGATGCGGTGGAAGGTTGTTTGCACAAGGCCATTGCCGATTGTCCTCCCACTGCCGAGGAGAATGGTGGCGGCGATCCCGAAGATGGAGAAATTGGCGGTGAGCCCCCCGCCGACGGCGGAGGTCCCGCTAAGGCTTGAGGCCAACCATCTTCAAATTCTGGGCCGCGGCGCTTTTGATTTGCTTTAGCTCTTCGGCATTGTTCTCGCGCAGGGCCTTCTCATAGAAATGATAAGTGAGCCCGCCGCTCATCACCAAGAGCTCGTAGAATTCCTGTTTTTTTCGGTCGGGCACCTTGGTTAAAACGCCATTGTCGGTGGCATACTCCGCAACCACGTCCCGCAGGCCGACATTCTGCTCAAAGGGAAGAATCGGTTTTTCGGTGATTCCGTTATAAACCAGGCTATTGAGCCCAACGTAGGAAACGTAGGCCAAAGCCCAATCGTTCGGGTATTCCTTGGCGGCTCGGGTGGCCTCGTATTTCTGAAAAATATCCAAGACCAATGTCTTGGCTTCGGCCTTGACCTCCGGGGGACCCTGGATGGCATCGAGGTATTCCTGCAGCGTCACCCGCGTTCCGGTCGATTTGAATTGGACGGCCGGGTACGCGCGGTAAGCCGGAACTTGGTAGGTAGCGGGCTGACCGGAAGATGGCGATTTGGAGGCGCTGCCCGAGCCTCCTTTATTGTAGGTCTTGGTGTAGTTCGCCATCGAAGTGTTCCAAATATGATTGGAAATCATATTGTTAATCATATTCGAGTAACCGGGACTGCTGGCGAAATCCACGATTTGGGCAGGGGAAGGGCGAGCCGTCGTCAAGACCAGGGTTAGAGCCACGCCCAAGGCTGAGAATTTTGCGATTTTCATTTTTTGTCCTCCCGGCCTCTAAAATACTAAAAAATGGAACCTCCGTCTTCTTCTCTTCTGAAATTCATTTGCCCCATCGAAACCATTCATTATAATTCTCGGAATTCATTATAGCCCTGGGTTTGGAATTCAATTCACGAGGAGGTTTTCATGAATCGTCTTGGTCGTTGGCGTCTAGCCGCCTTTCTCAAATCGCTCGGCCTATGCTTAGCACTGTTGGCTTGCCTCCTGCCTTCGCGCGCCGATGCCCTCACGACCACCGAAGCCAAGGCCATCGCCGAAGAAGCCTACATCTACGGGTACTCCTTGCTCACCACCGAGGTCACCCGAGTCCAAATGAGCAACGTCTCCAAGGTCGAAGAGACCAAAGGACCCATGGGCACCTTCGTGAACGTCAAGCGCTATCCTCCGGCGGACTATCGCGGCGTTTCGGCGCCCAACGCCGACACTCTCTACTCCGTCGCCTGGGTCGATCTCAAAAAGGAGCCCATGGTTTTTTCCTATCCCGACATGGGAAATCGTTTTTTCCTTTTCCCCATGTATAGCCTGTGGATGCCGGTCGTCGATGTCCTGGGCTCCCGAACCAATGCCGGAAA
This window encodes:
- a CDS encoding dihydrofolate reductase family protein produces the protein MAKLVFGMNQSLDGYVDHMAFGPSPRLFRHFIEEAQRQAGSVYGRRMYEIMRYWDEDHPEWDAERHAFAAAWRKQPKWVVSRSLKSVGPNARLVKDDLEGAIRELKAEREGEIEVAGPDLAQSLTEMALIDEYRIYLHPVVLGHGKPYFAGPRPRLRLMAHDRIDEDVIKLSYVPA
- a CDS encoding YdeI/OmpD-associated family protein; translated protein: MKIRDVVGPVHRMPTDLREAINSTSAAKAAWEDITPLARNEWICWVTSAKKAETRKQRIERAANELAKGKRRPCCWPGCPHRRPNAKKLRRLGLRARGSLRG
- a CDS encoding DUF6683 family protein codes for the protein MKIAKFSALGVALTLVLTTARPSPAQIVDFASSPGYSNMINNMISNHIWNTSMANYTKTYNKGGSGSASKSPSSGQPATYQVPAYRAYPAVQFKSTGTRVTLQEYLDAIQGPPEVKAEAKTLVLDIFQKYEATRAAKEYPNDWALAYVSYVGLNSLVYNGITEKPILPFEQNVGLRDVVAEYATDNGVLTKVPDRKKQEFYELLVMSGGLTYHFYEKALRENNAEELKQIKSAAAQNLKMVGLKP